The proteins below are encoded in one region of Myxococcales bacterium:
- a CDS encoding phospho-sugar mutase produces the protein MTQNHAIQFGTAGIRAVLGPLPNQMNRDLVMRVTAGLCKHLLKCSPEAPKQGLCVAYDGRKHSLEFARAVAEVACAQGFKVYTFEDTVPTPLLAFSVTELGASAGVMITASHNPPEYNGYKVFWHNGAQIIPPHDEGISKEIAALGPKQDFRTLAYAEFQKQRKIEFVGRQIETLYLSYIETLGHQPKTVDSICIAYTAMHGVGERIARKAFSQRGYTNCHSVPEQALPDPDFPTVAFPNPEEKGAMDLVLKLASRTDADIVLANDPDADRLAVACKDRSGSYHQLSGNEVGALLCEYQLRHSRTPEKQSIFCSIVSSPLTALIARHYGAYFEQTLTGFKWIMNRALAKQKEGFCLALGFEEALGYAPSSEVADKDGISSAILMTEMASFYLKTGQNLHDVLIELWLRFGFHHSTALNIHLDSEMAEHIQSKLDALRKEPPNLLGKLAVQRFCDYKTGQIKDRDGRSSQSTLPSSNVLAFHLEGGHRVMIRPSGTEPKLKIYLDITLPLASCEALAECQKQASAITTQLGDSVRAIFT, from the coding sequence ATGACTCAAAACCATGCGATCCAATTTGGAACAGCTGGCATACGTGCCGTTCTTGGCCCGCTGCCCAATCAAATGAATAGGGATCTGGTGATGCGTGTCACTGCAGGCTTATGCAAGCACTTACTGAAGTGTAGCCCTGAGGCCCCTAAACAAGGCCTCTGTGTTGCCTATGACGGACGAAAACACAGTCTTGAATTTGCTCGAGCTGTTGCGGAGGTCGCCTGCGCGCAGGGCTTTAAAGTCTATACCTTTGAGGACACGGTCCCCACGCCTTTGCTCGCTTTCTCGGTCACAGAACTTGGGGCAAGCGCTGGGGTCATGATTACCGCAAGTCATAACCCACCAGAGTACAACGGCTACAAAGTCTTTTGGCACAATGGCGCACAGATTATTCCGCCTCACGACGAAGGCATCAGCAAAGAGATAGCGGCTCTTGGTCCCAAACAGGATTTTCGCACCCTTGCCTACGCAGAGTTTCAAAAACAAAGAAAGATCGAATTTGTCGGCCGTCAAATCGAAACACTTTATCTCAGCTACATCGAAACACTAGGGCATCAGCCAAAAACAGTCGATTCAATTTGCATTGCCTATACCGCCATGCACGGCGTGGGCGAACGCATCGCACGCAAAGCTTTCTCTCAGCGGGGTTACACCAATTGTCACAGTGTCCCGGAGCAAGCTTTGCCCGATCCTGACTTTCCAACCGTTGCTTTTCCAAACCCGGAAGAAAAAGGCGCCATGGATTTGGTCCTTAAACTCGCTTCCAGAACAGACGCCGACATTGTACTTGCCAATGACCCTGATGCAGACCGGCTTGCAGTGGCCTGCAAAGATAGATCCGGATCATACCATCAGCTAAGTGGCAATGAGGTGGGCGCACTTCTGTGCGAGTACCAACTTCGTCACTCTCGTACGCCGGAAAAACAAAGCATCTTTTGCAGCATCGTCAGCTCGCCGCTCACAGCTCTTATCGCACGTCACTACGGGGCCTACTTTGAGCAAACCTTAACGGGTTTTAAATGGATCATGAATCGAGCTCTCGCTAAGCAAAAAGAGGGTTTTTGCTTAGCGCTCGGTTTTGAAGAAGCCTTGGGCTACGCCCCGAGCAGCGAGGTAGCAGACAAAGATGGCATTTCTTCTGCCATTTTAATGACAGAAATGGCAAGTTTTTATCTCAAAACCGGACAAAACTTGCATGACGTGCTTATCGAGCTCTGGCTGCGTTTTGGTTTTCATCACAGCACAGCACTTAATATTCATCTCGACTCGGAAATGGCCGAGCACATACAAAGCAAACTGGATGCCTTGCGAAAAGAGCCACCAAACCTCCTTGGCAAGCTCGCTGTGCAACGCTTTTGCGACTACAAAACCGGGCAGATTAAAGACCGCGATGGGCGAAGCTCCCAATCAACCTTACCCTCGAGCAATGTGCTTGCCTTTCACCTCGAAGGCGGACATCGCGTGATGATCCGGCCCAGCGGCACGGAACCCAAACTTAAAATTTACCTGGATATCACGCTTCCACTAGCCAGCTGCGAAGCTCTCGCAGAATGTCAAAAACAAGCTAGCGCGATTACAACGCAACTCGGAGATTCCGTGCGAGCTATCTTCACCTAG
- the infA gene encoding translation initiation factor IF-1, with protein MAKRRRNRQDFAQEEDAGRDDHVKLEGVITNVFAGGQFEVTTDAGAIVRAQLCGRMRKFRIRVILGDRVTVALSPYDLSHGMIVYRSK; from the coding sequence GTGGCGAAACGTAGAAGAAATAGACAGGATTTTGCTCAGGAAGAGGATGCCGGGCGAGACGATCACGTCAAACTTGAAGGGGTCATTACCAACGTGTTTGCGGGTGGTCAGTTTGAAGTAACTACCGATGCAGGCGCTATCGTGCGTGCGCAGCTTTGCGGCAGGATGCGTAAGTTTCGTATTCGCGTTATTTTGGGTGACCGTGTTACGGTTGCACTTTCGCCTTATGACCTAAGTCACGGAATGATCGTTTATCGTTCCAAGTGA
- a CDS encoding amino acid permease produces MSETRHRGLWGATAIGVGAIVGGGIMVLAGAAFSSTGPGAVLAIAFNGVVAFLTAMSFAEMSSAFPETGGAYVFAKKVLSVRAAFAVGWVLWFAYIVAGALYALGFATYGSTLLQALATEVFGAGDFSFLTARGTVLLLSVGATAAYALAALRSRKGGGHWATVGKVLVFLVLIGAGAFAFAKQPLLETTEALSPLFPGGVAGLLSAMGFTFIALQGFDLIAAVGGEVKHPERNIPRAMFLSLGAALLIYIPLLFLMATVGVQSGEHIHELAEHHPDTVFAVAAKHYMGETGFWLVLVAAVLSTLSALQACILAASRVSLSMADDRTLPWVVGIRHKRYGTPLMATYLSVLTLLAIVLMMHDLAAAGAASSLIFLLAFALAHYTSILARKRVTPVRKCYRTPLFPLVPVVGGVSCFCLACYQAIAVPQAGAIVLIWLGLGVALYFALFAGRAEVMDARAEAQDPELVRLRGRSPLVLVPIANPDSAAPLVGVASALAPTQVGRVLLLSVLSTPLRQGESVPPQDLRRTAALLDKALERALSAGYRPEGLITIADKPWPEIIRVANVHNCQIVLMGLTYFDREQSSKQFEELVSALDCHVTLLRAPEGWDLDKVKTILVPVGGLGAHDELRARLLGAILRMGKRTINFLRVVPEKTTPARLRVIERELKRFADEEAAGANVAEVLRSDDAARLIRERAMQHDLVILGVQKPDANHKIFSQLVLEVASQTHAATLLISRGS; encoded by the coding sequence ATGAGTGAGACGCGACATCGAGGACTGTGGGGAGCTACCGCTATAGGCGTGGGGGCCATCGTGGGTGGTGGTATCATGGTCTTGGCGGGTGCTGCTTTTTCAAGCACCGGTCCAGGCGCTGTGCTTGCGATTGCGTTCAATGGTGTCGTTGCTTTTTTAACGGCGATGAGTTTTGCTGAGATGTCGAGCGCTTTTCCTGAAACGGGAGGAGCCTATGTCTTTGCTAAAAAAGTGCTTTCCGTGCGTGCGGCTTTTGCCGTCGGCTGGGTGCTGTGGTTTGCGTACATCGTAGCTGGAGCGCTTTATGCGCTTGGTTTTGCAACCTATGGATCGACGTTGCTTCAAGCGCTGGCTACCGAAGTGTTTGGTGCAGGCGATTTTTCTTTTCTAACGGCGCGCGGCACAGTGTTGTTGCTGAGCGTGGGTGCAACAGCCGCATATGCACTCGCGGCGCTTCGAAGCCGCAAAGGAGGCGGCCACTGGGCGACCGTTGGTAAAGTGCTTGTCTTTTTGGTGCTGATTGGCGCTGGGGCATTCGCTTTTGCAAAGCAGCCCTTATTGGAAACCACAGAAGCGCTCAGTCCGTTGTTCCCAGGCGGTGTTGCAGGCTTGCTAAGCGCGATGGGTTTTACATTTATTGCTCTGCAGGGGTTTGATTTAATTGCCGCAGTTGGAGGCGAAGTCAAACATCCGGAACGCAATATTCCGCGGGCCATGTTCTTATCGCTTGGCGCAGCGTTGCTTATTTATATTCCGCTTTTGTTTCTAATGGCGACGGTCGGTGTGCAAAGCGGTGAGCATATTCATGAGCTGGCCGAACATCATCCGGACACCGTTTTTGCTGTTGCGGCAAAACACTACATGGGGGAAACAGGTTTTTGGTTGGTTCTTGTTGCGGCGGTGCTCTCGACCCTGTCCGCTTTACAGGCCTGTATTTTAGCCGCGTCGCGTGTCTCCCTTTCGATGGCCGACGATCGAACGCTGCCGTGGGTGGTGGGCATACGGCATAAACGCTATGGCACGCCACTTATGGCCACCTATCTTAGCGTTCTTACTCTGCTTGCCATTGTGTTAATGATGCATGACTTGGCAGCTGCCGGTGCCGCATCAAGTCTCATTTTCTTATTGGCCTTTGCGCTTGCACACTACACTTCGATCTTGGCGCGCAAGCGCGTAACGCCCGTAAGGAAATGCTATCGAACCCCTTTGTTTCCACTGGTGCCCGTCGTGGGTGGGGTAAGTTGCTTTTGTCTTGCCTGCTATCAGGCCATTGCCGTACCGCAAGCTGGTGCCATCGTGCTTATCTGGCTTGGTTTGGGCGTTGCACTCTATTTTGCGTTGTTTGCCGGACGCGCAGAGGTTATGGATGCACGTGCAGAAGCGCAGGATCCGGAGCTTGTCAGGTTGCGAGGACGTTCTCCGTTGGTGCTTGTGCCCATCGCAAATCCAGATTCGGCTGCTCCTTTAGTGGGTGTGGCTTCTGCCCTTGCGCCAACTCAAGTTGGTCGGGTGCTTTTGCTCTCGGTGCTTAGTACGCCGCTTCGACAGGGCGAGTCTGTGCCGCCACAGGATTTACGCCGAACGGCTGCGCTTTTGGACAAGGCCCTCGAGCGTGCGCTTAGCGCTGGCTATCGTCCAGAGGGCTTGATTACTATAGCGGATAAGCCTTGGCCTGAGATTATTCGCGTAGCGAATGTGCACAACTGCCAAATCGTTTTAATGGGATTAACCTACTTTGATCGGGAACAGAGTTCAAAGCAGTTTGAAGAACTCGTTTCTGCGCTGGATTGTCATGTAACCTTGCTGCGTGCCCCGGAGGGCTGGGATCTCGATAAAGTTAAGACCATTTTGGTTCCTGTTGGTGGTCTAGGAGCGCATGATGAACTAAGAGCGCGGCTTCTCGGTGCAATTTTACGTATGGGTAAGCGGACAATTAATTTCTTAAGAGTCGTGCCTGAAAAGACGACCCCTGCGCGTTTGCGAGTCATTGAGCGAGAACTTAAGCGTTTTGCAGATGAAGAAGCCGCAGGGGCCAACGTTGCTGAGGTGCTTCGTAGCGACGATGCTGCAAGACTTATTCGCGAGCGCGCAATGCAACATGATCTGGTTATCTTGGGTGTACAGAAACCTGACGCGAATCATAAAATCTTTAGTCAGTTGGTATTGGAAGTAGCCAGTCAAACTCATGCTGCAACTTTGCTCATCAGCCGCGGCAGCTAA
- a CDS encoding cation:proton antiporter — translation MDHRLFMIALALLLGMIAQSLGRRTGIPGIAILLGLGVVLGPDVLGVVHPEQLGPALRDLVHTAVAVILFEGGLALDLKSLRKRGSSIRRLITVGALITAIGGTLAARYWMQWSWRLCFLFGALVIVTGPTVIQPIVRRIRLLPRLATVLEAEGVFGDAIGAIVAAVVLEVVVDWHGDAFAIGALGLLSRLAFGTAAGLVGGFFVGALLRSKRSIAEGLENVFVLAYVLVLFEGSNLLLPESGILSITVAGLTVGNMGIQRLGKLRDFEEQLTVMLIAMLFVLLAASVRTAEVVSLGFNGLMTVLTLMVVIRPIAVWASTSGSRFNLRDKLFLSWMAPRGIVAAAAASLFAEVLLASGESKASELRALVFLLIATTVVVEGLGAKTVATLLRVRVPISGYLIVGSCGIGLALARLLRKAGETVIFVDSHPDAVIMAEDAGFSAIHGNAMDSEVLRMAGAGSRRGLIALTSSEEVNMLVARKARKEYKLGNAWVALRRGHQSITPLDVEKEELNVLFGQTRYHEFWNIEFERGFATVEWWKPSKVTRDTIVELIEQSVDLFLPLACGIKERVLPMSKDCGTKIDRVAVAIAGGRESRVHKWMEQNGWVLVG, via the coding sequence ATGGACCATCGCCTATTTATGATCGCGCTAGCGCTGCTGTTGGGTATGATTGCCCAGTCTCTTGGGCGGCGCACAGGTATCCCTGGCATTGCTATTTTGCTTGGCCTTGGGGTGGTGCTAGGTCCCGATGTGCTCGGCGTTGTGCATCCGGAACAACTAGGTCCCGCACTTCGAGACCTCGTGCATACAGCGGTTGCGGTCATTCTTTTCGAGGGTGGGCTTGCTCTCGATCTTAAGAGTCTACGAAAGCGAGGCTCGAGCATTCGTCGTCTGATTACTGTTGGGGCACTGATCACGGCAATCGGCGGAACACTGGCAGCGCGTTATTGGATGCAATGGTCATGGCGACTTTGTTTTTTGTTTGGTGCGCTTGTCATCGTGACGGGTCCTACAGTGATCCAGCCCATTGTTAGACGTATTCGTCTTCTTCCGCGTTTGGCTACCGTGCTTGAAGCCGAAGGTGTTTTTGGTGATGCCATCGGTGCGATTGTTGCGGCGGTTGTGCTTGAGGTCGTTGTGGATTGGCACGGCGATGCCTTTGCGATTGGCGCGCTTGGTTTACTTTCTCGCTTGGCTTTTGGAACGGCGGCCGGTCTTGTCGGTGGCTTCTTCGTTGGTGCCTTGCTGCGCTCGAAGCGATCCATCGCTGAGGGACTCGAGAATGTATTTGTCCTTGCTTATGTACTCGTTTTGTTTGAAGGATCGAACCTGTTGCTGCCAGAAAGTGGCATCTTGAGCATCACTGTAGCGGGCCTAACCGTGGGTAATATGGGGATCCAGCGCCTGGGCAAGCTTCGGGACTTTGAAGAGCAGCTTACAGTAATGCTAATTGCCATGCTCTTTGTGCTTTTGGCCGCTAGCGTGCGTACCGCAGAAGTAGTGAGTCTAGGTTTCAATGGACTGATGACGGTCCTTACGCTGATGGTGGTTATTCGGCCCATTGCCGTTTGGGCTTCGACATCCGGTTCTCGCTTTAACTTGCGCGACAAACTTTTTCTTAGCTGGATGGCTCCCCGAGGCATCGTTGCTGCTGCGGCTGCTTCGTTGTTTGCGGAAGTGCTTCTGGCTTCGGGCGAGAGCAAAGCAAGCGAGCTAAGGGCTTTGGTGTTTCTTTTGATTGCAACCACCGTGGTGGTTGAGGGGCTTGGTGCTAAGACTGTGGCGACCTTGTTACGTGTGCGAGTGCCCATTTCTGGATATCTTATTGTTGGATCATGCGGCATTGGTCTAGCTTTGGCGCGTTTGCTTCGTAAAGCAGGTGAAACAGTGATTTTCGTTGATTCACACCCGGATGCTGTGATCATGGCCGAAGACGCTGGCTTTTCGGCCATCCATGGTAATGCGATGGATTCTGAAGTGCTTCGCATGGCTGGTGCTGGCAGCAGGCGAGGGCTGATCGCATTAACGTCCAGCGAAGAAGTTAATATGCTTGTGGCTCGCAAAGCACGCAAAGAGTACAAGCTAGGCAATGCATGGGTGGCGCTTCGACGAGGCCACCAAAGCATTACCCCGTTGGATGTCGAAAAAGAAGAGCTGAATGTGCTGTTTGGACAGACGCGTTATCATGAATTTTGGAATATCGAATTTGAACGTGGCTTTGCAACTGTTGAATGGTGGAAGCCTTCGAAGGTAACACGCGATACAATAGTGGAGTTGATCGAACAATCCGTTGATCTCTTTCTTCCTTTGGCCTGCGGTATAAAAGAGCGAGTTTTACCCATGTCCAAAGATTGTGGCACAAAGATTGATCGCGTCGCGGTTGCTATTGCCGGAGGCCGTGAGTCGCGCGTTCATAAGTGGATGGAACAAAACGGTTGGGTATTGGTGGGCTAG
- a CDS encoding serine/threonine protein kinase, with translation MGEGALNANSNDRKKLIGQRLGRYDILHLLAAGGMGSVYVARHGGMAGFERLVAIKTLHSHLADEEQFVNMFLDEARLAARIRHPNVVATLDISESPMDGYFLVMEYVEGENLASILKTSVTSKARVPVTIVLRIIIDALHGLAAAHDLIDRDGRKLNLVHRDISPQNVLVGSDGISRLTDLGIAKAEVNISTTRHGQLKGKLSYMAPEQATHGKVEQRSDLFSMGVVLWESLTQKRLFRGRTNAETLHKVLVLEPPPPSSVKPELSNFDALLKKALAKPMDERFQTAQEMIEAIEKIAPEVGGLRPQEQLLCFCNDWQARSLQKRMKPSILRLGV, from the coding sequence ATGGGAGAAGGTGCTTTAAACGCCAATTCCAACGATAGAAAGAAGCTGATTGGCCAGCGTTTGGGCCGCTACGACATTTTACATCTTCTGGCTGCCGGCGGTATGGGTTCCGTCTATGTAGCACGACACGGCGGCATGGCTGGCTTTGAGCGTCTTGTCGCTATTAAAACGCTTCATTCACACCTCGCTGACGAAGAACAATTCGTGAACATGTTTTTGGATGAAGCCAGGCTTGCTGCACGGATTCGTCATCCCAATGTTGTGGCGACTTTGGACATCTCTGAGTCTCCGATGGATGGCTATTTCCTTGTCATGGAATATGTCGAGGGCGAGAATCTCGCATCCATTTTAAAAACAAGCGTGACAAGCAAAGCGCGTGTTCCGGTCACGATTGTACTTCGCATTATTATTGATGCCTTGCATGGCCTCGCTGCCGCACATGACTTGATCGATCGTGATGGCAGGAAGCTAAACCTCGTGCACCGCGACATCTCTCCGCAAAACGTGCTGGTCGGCTCCGATGGCATTTCGCGCTTAACTGATCTTGGTATTGCTAAAGCCGAAGTTAATATTTCAACCACTCGGCACGGACAGCTCAAAGGCAAGCTTTCGTACATGGCGCCAGAGCAAGCCACGCATGGTAAAGTCGAGCAGCGTTCCGATTTGTTTTCGATGGGCGTTGTGTTGTGGGAGTCGCTCACTCAAAAACGTTTGTTTCGTGGGCGCACCAATGCGGAGACCTTGCACAAAGTTCTTGTCTTGGAGCCGCCGCCGCCTTCGAGCGTCAAGCCTGAGCTTTCGAACTTCGATGCGCTTTTGAAGAAAGCGTTGGCCAAGCCAATGGACGAGCGTTTTCAAACAGCTCAGGAAATGATTGAGGCGATTGAAAAAATCGCTCCGGAGGTAGGGGGGTTGCGCCCTCAAGAGCAGTTGCTTTGTTTTTGCAACGACTGGCAAGCGAGAAGCTTGCAAAAGAGAATGAAGCCATCAATACTTCGCTTAGGAGTTTAG
- a CDS encoding peroxiredoxin, whose translation MLSIGDSFPEFKLQACVGTEAGKEFKQISHDSFPGKWKVVFFWPMDFTFVCPTEIAAFGKANASFAEKNAVLLGASTDTHYVHLAWRKDHPDLKELPFPMLADTKRELCEALGILHKDAGVALRATFIVDPENTIRFVSVNDLSIGRSVDEVLRVLSALQTGELCPVEWKPGQATL comes from the coding sequence ATGTTAAGTATTGGCGACAGTTTTCCAGAGTTCAAATTGCAAGCTTGCGTAGGCACCGAAGCCGGCAAAGAGTTTAAGCAAATCTCTCACGACAGTTTTCCGGGCAAGTGGAAGGTTGTTTTCTTCTGGCCGATGGACTTTACTTTTGTGTGTCCCACGGAAATCGCTGCCTTTGGAAAAGCCAATGCTAGCTTCGCGGAAAAGAACGCCGTTCTTCTTGGTGCGAGCACCGACACGCACTATGTGCACCTTGCATGGCGCAAAGATCATCCAGACCTCAAAGAGCTCCCTTTCCCAATGCTTGCCGATACCAAGCGTGAGTTATGCGAAGCTCTTGGCATACTGCACAAAGACGCGGGCGTTGCCTTGCGCGCCACCTTTATCGTGGACCCTGAAAACACCATTCGCTTTGTAAGCGTCAATGACCTTTCTATCGGACGCAGCGTCGATGAAGTGCTGCGCGTACTGAGCGCTCTTCAGACCGGCGAGCTATGTCCCGTTGAATGGAAACCCGGACAGGCAACATTGTAA
- a CDS encoding MFS transporter: MSIPGQTMGVSVFTDPLLRATKLSRLQLSNAYLLGTILSGILLPWGGSALDRYGARLTATLSTFVLGLTLVVLSRIDRIAAFLGSVHAFFANQAFATGLLVVAFLCLRFSGQGMLTMTCRTTIGKWFDKRRGLVAGITGVVVSFGFASAPLFLNKWVTAHGWRSTWVEMAMVVAFGMGTLAWLLLRDSPEELGLQMDGQKTSLTENTSQKLVREVEQPEYTRAQALRTIVFWALTYAVALQGLVITGFTFHIVDIGADAGLDAHQAVAIFLPMAAVSTLMNLTTGYLSDRVRIRYLLMALAAFQCIGALGVTHFASFAGRAFCVLGFGAGGGMFTILTTVALPRFFGRKHLGAISGLQMMCIVIGSALGPSMFALARQLSGHYTPALLLCAALPLGHFILALLSNPPAPRHLER; this comes from the coding sequence ATGAGCATTCCCGGTCAAACCATGGGAGTTAGCGTCTTTACCGATCCTTTGTTACGAGCCACCAAACTATCACGGCTTCAACTTAGCAACGCCTATCTTCTTGGCACCATTCTTAGCGGAATTCTGCTGCCCTGGGGAGGCAGCGCACTGGACCGTTATGGAGCGCGCCTTACCGCAACCCTATCGACTTTTGTACTTGGTTTAACCTTGGTCGTTTTATCGCGCATTGATCGGATTGCCGCATTTTTGGGCAGTGTGCATGCTTTTTTTGCCAATCAAGCCTTCGCCACCGGATTGTTGGTTGTTGCTTTTCTTTGTTTGCGTTTTAGCGGCCAAGGCATGCTCACGATGACTTGCCGCACCACAATCGGCAAATGGTTTGATAAAAGACGTGGACTCGTGGCCGGCATCACTGGCGTAGTGGTCTCCTTTGGATTTGCTTCGGCACCCTTGTTTTTAAACAAGTGGGTCACTGCACACGGTTGGCGAAGCACCTGGGTGGAAATGGCCATGGTCGTAGCTTTTGGGATGGGCACGCTTGCCTGGTTGCTGCTTCGCGACAGCCCCGAAGAGCTGGGTCTGCAAATGGACGGCCAAAAGACAAGCCTAACGGAAAACACATCACAAAAGCTCGTGCGTGAAGTTGAACAGCCAGAGTACACGCGCGCTCAAGCTTTGCGCACTATCGTCTTTTGGGCGCTCACCTACGCTGTGGCTTTGCAAGGATTGGTCATCACCGGCTTTACATTTCACATTGTCGACATCGGTGCCGACGCGGGCCTCGATGCACATCAGGCCGTCGCGATTTTCTTACCCATGGCTGCCGTAAGCACGCTCATGAATCTTACCACGGGCTATCTTTCCGATCGCGTTCGCATCCGTTATCTGCTGATGGCGCTTGCCGCATTTCAGTGTATCGGAGCACTCGGCGTCACACACTTTGCATCCTTTGCGGGACGGGCTTTTTGCGTGCTTGGTTTCGGTGCCGGCGGCGGCATGTTCACCATCCTTACGACCGTCGCACTCCCAAGGTTTTTTGGACGCAAGCACCTTGGCGCCATCAGTGGCCTTCAGATGATGTGCATCGTCATTGGCAGCGCACTTGGTCCAAGCATGTTTGCTCTTGCTCGACAACTATCCGGACACTACACGCCCGCTCTGCTGCTTTGCGCTGCTCTGCCTCTTGGACATTTTATTCTTGCGCTCTTAAGCAACCCGCCTGCGCCACGTCACTTGGAACGATAA
- a CDS encoding FKBP-type peptidyl-prolyl cis-trans isomerase produces the protein MVRYSTLCILSCVLLACGAPKQPAQNQVSHEAAPSEGEEPSQAPSDEVQVVGTENGLNAPTNVAAAPPSAERSPTGLAWQVLTPGHGHDHPTATSNVRVHYTGWTTDGRLFDSSVKRGEPATFPLNRVIPGWTEGLQLMSEGEKRRFWIPAHLAYEGQNGPQGTLVFDVELLEILD, from the coding sequence ATGGTACGCTACTCAACATTGTGCATTCTTAGCTGTGTGTTGCTGGCATGCGGAGCTCCGAAGCAGCCAGCACAAAACCAGGTCAGTCACGAAGCTGCCCCAAGCGAGGGAGAAGAGCCCAGCCAGGCTCCGTCCGACGAAGTGCAAGTCGTTGGCACTGAAAACGGATTAAATGCGCCAACGAATGTCGCCGCTGCACCACCAAGTGCCGAGCGCAGCCCAACAGGTCTTGCCTGGCAAGTACTCACGCCTGGACATGGGCACGATCATCCCACGGCAACGTCGAATGTCCGAGTGCACTATACCGGATGGACCACCGACGGACGATTGTTTGATAGCTCAGTCAAACGCGGCGAGCCAGCAACCTTTCCACTCAACCGTGTAATTCCGGGCTGGACCGAAGGCCTTCAGCTGATGAGCGAAGGCGAGAAGCGACGCTTCTGGATTCCTGCGCACCTGGCGTATGAAGGTCAAAACGGCCCACAAGGCACTTTGGTCTTTGATGTCGAACTGCTCGAGATTCTGGACTAA